Within the Myxococcus virescens genome, the region TCTTGCCGGTGAGGATGAGGTCCAGCGCCGCCTGCACACCAATCAGCGCCGGCAGCCGCTGGGTGCCGCCCGCGCCCGGAATCAGGCCCAACTGCACCTCCGGCAGCCCCAGCGACGTCTTCGGGCTGTCGGTGGCGATGCGGTAGTCACACGCCAGCGCCCACTCCAGGCCGCCGCCCAGACATGCGCCGTGGATGGCCGCGACGACGGGCTTGGGGAAGTCGGCCAGCTTGTCGAAGCCCTCCTGCCCGTTGCGGCTGATGGCGGTGGCCTCCTCCGCCGTCTTGATGGTCTGCAGGAAGTCGATTTTCGCCCCGGCGACGAACGAGTCCTTCTTGCCGGACGTGAAGACGACGGCCTTCACCTCGGGCTCGCGCTCCGCGCGCGCCATGACGCGCAGGAAGGCCTCGCCCGTCTCCGGCGACAGCGTGTTCACCGGCGAGTCCGGCAGGTCGAAGGTGATGACGGCGACGCCGTCCTCCACCCGGTACGAGAAGCCCTGCTTCACCTCGAGCTCTTCCGCCTTGGTGGCCATCACGCACGCTCCAGGATGACGACTGCGCCCAGGCCGCCCGCCGCGCAGACGGTGCACATCGCCGTGTTCTTGTTCCGACGCTTCAGCTCATTGAGGGCCTGGGTGACGATGCGCGCCCCCGTGGCCCCGAAGGGGTGACCGATGGCGATGGAGCCACCCGTCACGTTCAGCCGCTCCCGATCGATTTCGCCCACCGGCGCGCTCCAGCCCGCCTTCTTCGCGAAGGCCGGGGACGCCAGCGCCTGGATGTTGCTGGCCACCTGCGCGGCGAAGGCCTCGTGCATCTCCACCAGGTCGATGTCCGCCAGCGTCATGCCCGCGCGCTTGAGCGCCGTGGGCACCGCGTAGGCCGGGCCCTGGAGCAGCTGGTCGCCCGGGTCCGTGGCCGCGTAGGCGTGGCTGCGCAAAAAGCCCAGCGGCTCGTAGCCCAGCACGCGCGCCTTCTCCTCGCTCATCAGCAGCAGCGCCGCGGCGCCGTCCGTCAGCGGCGACGCGTTGCCCGCCGTAATCGAGCCGTACTTGCGGTCGAACGCCGGCTTGAGCTGCCCCAGCGCCTCCATGCTGGAGTCCTCACGGACGATGTTGTCGCGCTCCGCCGTCTTGTCGAACTTCGGCGGCACGACGACGTGCATGACCTCGTTGTCGAACAGGCCGTCCTTCCACGCCTTGGCCGCGTTGCGGTGCGAGTTGAAGGCGATGCGGTCCTGCTCCTCGCGGGAGATGCCGTTCTCCTTGGCCATCTTCTCCGCGCTCTCCCCCATCGTCATGCCGGAGGAGTACTCGGCGATGGCCGGGGGCACCGGCAGCAAATCCTTGGCCTTGAGGCGCTGGAAGGGCTTGAGCTTGTCCGGCAGCGAGCGCCCCTTGGACGCCGCCACCAGCGCGTGGGCCAGCGGCCGGCTGGTGAAGATGGGCGCGTCCGACATGGACTCGGTGCCACCGGCGATGATGACGTCCGCCTCGCCCGTGGCAATCGCGTTGGCCGCCGTCGTCATCGCCTGGATGGACGTGGCGCACGCGCGCGACACCGTGAAGGCATCAATCTTCTTCGGCAGCCCCGCCGCGATGACGACCTCGCGGGCAATGGACGGAGCCGTCAACGTGGGGATGACCTGGCCGAACACCACCTGGTCGATGACGTTCGGGTCCAGGTCCGTCTTCTGGACCAGCTCCTGGACCACCAGGCGGCCCAAATCCAGCGCCGTCAGCCCCGAGAACACGGACCCCGCCTTGACGAACGGGGTCCGCAGGCCGCGGACGATGGCCACCCTTCGGGGGCCGTTGCGCTTCTCGCTTGCCATGTGTGCCACACCTCCAGCGAAGTCGGGAGGTGGGCATCTAACGAGCGGCAATGCGCCGCGTCAATCGTCCGTTGATTCAAAAATCAATCGGTGGACACTCCCCGCGGGAGGCCGCCGGCTGGGGGTGAAAGCGACCCTACGCCCCCAGCGTGCCCTGGCGCAGGGCCACGCCGTG harbors:
- the fadI gene encoding acetyl-CoA C-acyltransferase FadI; its protein translation is MASEKRNGPRRVAIVRGLRTPFVKAGSVFSGLTALDLGRLVVQELVQKTDLDPNVIDQVVFGQVIPTLTAPSIAREVVIAAGLPKKIDAFTVSRACATSIQAMTTAANAIATGEADVIIAGGTESMSDAPIFTSRPLAHALVAASKGRSLPDKLKPFQRLKAKDLLPVPPAIAEYSSGMTMGESAEKMAKENGISREEQDRIAFNSHRNAAKAWKDGLFDNEVMHVVVPPKFDKTAERDNIVREDSSMEALGQLKPAFDRKYGSITAGNASPLTDGAAALLLMSEEKARVLGYEPLGFLRSHAYAATDPGDQLLQGPAYAVPTALKRAGMTLADIDLVEMHEAFAAQVASNIQALASPAFAKKAGWSAPVGEIDRERLNVTGGSIAIGHPFGATGARIVTQALNELKRRNKNTAMCTVCAAGGLGAVVILERA